The following coding sequences are from one Methanolacinia paynteri window:
- the trpD gene encoding anthranilate phosphoribosyltransferase encodes MIRSAIAAAVDGSDLTDFEAASVMREIMAGDATDSQIASFITAMRMKGETSREIASFAEAMRESGIKIHPKIKGTLVDTCGTGGDGSNTFNISTAAAIVAAGAGVPVVKHGNRSVSSRCGSADVLEALGVNIMAEPATVEKTIEEIGIGFLFARSFHPAMGHVSTARQETGIRTVFNVLGPLANPAGAQAQLLGVYDRELVVKIAEVLAILGTERAMVVHGDGLDEITTAGKTAVAELKDGQITEYTLDCRDLGIPFSSPGELTGDDPRTNACIIRRVLGGDEGEKCIGARDIVLLNAAAAIYVGGYAQTLEKGLSAAEKSIDSGSAMRKLEALAGYGTDGSDEGDGNA; translated from the coding sequence ATGATCCGCAGTGCAATCGCGGCCGCCGTGGACGGATCGGACCTGACGGATTTTGAAGCCGCATCGGTTATGAGGGAGATCATGGCCGGCGATGCGACAGATTCCCAGATCGCTTCGTTCATCACAGCTATGAGGATGAAAGGGGAGACGAGCCGTGAGATTGCGTCCTTCGCTGAAGCCATGCGGGAGTCGGGGATAAAGATTCATCCCAAGATCAAAGGGACTCTTGTGGATACGTGCGGAACGGGCGGTGACGGGAGCAACACGTTCAATATCAGCACCGCGGCCGCGATCGTTGCGGCAGGAGCCGGAGTTCCGGTCGTAAAGCACGGGAACAGGAGCGTCTCCAGCAGGTGCGGCTCGGCGGACGTCCTCGAAGCTCTCGGGGTCAATATCATGGCCGAACCGGCGACTGTTGAGAAAACAATCGAAGAGATCGGGATCGGGTTCCTCTTCGCAAGGAGTTTCCACCCGGCAATGGGGCATGTCTCAACCGCACGGCAGGAGACCGGGATCAGGACAGTCTTCAATGTCCTCGGCCCGCTCGCAAACCCGGCTGGTGCACAGGCCCAGCTCCTCGGGGTCTACGACAGGGAGCTTGTAGTAAAGATCGCCGAGGTGCTCGCGATTCTCGGGACCGAAAGGGCGATGGTCGTCCACGGCGACGGGCTCGACGAGATCACGACGGCCGGCAAGACGGCGGTCGCAGAGCTGAAGGACGGGCAGATTACGGAATACACTCTCGACTGCAGGGACCTCGGAATCCCGTTCTCTTCCCCCGGCGAACTGACGGGAGACGATCCCCGGACGAATGCATGCATCATCCGGCGGGTGCTCGGCGGAGATGAGGGAGAAAAGTGTATAGGAGCAAGGGACATCGTCCTTCTCAACGCCGCTGCGGCGATTTACGTCGGCGGTTATGCTCAGACACTTGAGAAGGGCCTTTCGGCTGCTGAGAAGTCGATCGACAGCGGTTCGGCGATGCGGAAGCTCGAAGCCCTCGCAGGATACGGGACGGATGGAAGTGACGAAGGTGACGGCAATGCTTGA
- a CDS encoding indole-3-glycerol phosphate synthase TrpC: MEVTKVTAMLDLIVESTRRRVKAIDTSVPVEERQIQSLEKSIKNKKQNGMNPVIAEIKFRSPSEGIIRRYEDPAGIASGYVDAGCAGISVLTNPEFFGGDNSFIEKIRPQTAVPVLRKDFVVDEAQVRETAALGADAVLLIAAVLGDSLGEFIEYTHGFGLEALVEVHDEAEMENAISGGARIIGINNRNLKTMKTELETTRRLGPLAAGRGVTVVCESGITGPADIREMREYCDGFLVGTYLMKAENPAKALEGLVCA, from the coding sequence ATGGAAGTGACGAAGGTGACGGCAATGCTTGACCTGATAGTGGAGAGCACAAGACGCCGGGTAAAGGCGATCGACACTTCCGTCCCGGTTGAGGAAAGGCAGATTCAGAGCCTTGAAAAGAGCATAAAGAACAAGAAACAGAACGGAATGAACCCGGTCATAGCCGAGATAAAATTCAGGTCGCCGTCCGAAGGAATCATACGCAGGTATGAAGACCCGGCGGGGATTGCATCCGGATACGTTGATGCAGGATGTGCAGGGATCTCGGTCCTTACCAATCCTGAGTTCTTCGGCGGGGACAATTCATTCATAGAAAAGATCCGGCCGCAGACGGCGGTTCCGGTCCTGCGAAAGGATTTCGTCGTCGACGAGGCACAGGTCAGGGAGACTGCGGCGCTCGGGGCCGATGCGGTCCTGCTTATCGCGGCTGTTCTCGGGGATTCGCTGGGTGAGTTTATAGAATATACGCACGGGTTCGGGCTCGAAGCCCTCGTGGAGGTCCATGATGAGGCGGAGATGGAGAACGCGATCTCTGGCGGAGCACGGATAATAGGGATCAACAACAGGAACCTGAAGACAATGAAGACAGAACTTGAAACGACGAGGAGGCTCGGCCCCCTTGCGGCAGGGAGAGGGGTGACGGTCGTCTGTGAAAGCGGCATCACCGGACCTGCGGATATCAGGGAGATGAGAGAATACTGCGACGGGTTCCTCGTCGGGACATACCTGATGAAGGCGGAAAACCCGGCGAAGGCGCTGGAGGGTCTCGTATGCGCATAA
- a CDS encoding phosphoribosylanthranilate isomerase — translation MRIKICGITTVRDALTAEELGADAIGVVVCSDSPRSVPVKRAKEIFAALKPTTMKVCVTDTRSESDLEVIMHVKPDAIQLHSGIGVPEKYGIRVIRAVRPGEEPVTGYNMVLVDGSRGNGTPYDSDFAIRMVRETGAPVILAGGLNPENVEDAIRTISPSAVDVSSGVEKSPGIKDPKRVAEFIRHCREAEACL, via the coding sequence ATGCGCATAAAGATCTGCGGGATAACGACGGTAAGGGACGCACTGACGGCCGAGGAGCTCGGTGCGGACGCGATCGGTGTCGTGGTGTGCTCTGATTCGCCGAGATCGGTTCCGGTGAAGCGTGCGAAGGAGATCTTCGCCGCCCTGAAGCCGACGACGATGAAGGTCTGCGTCACGGACACGAGATCGGAGAGCGACTTAGAGGTTATAATGCACGTGAAGCCGGACGCGATCCAGCTCCACAGCGGAATCGGGGTCCCGGAGAAATACGGGATACGTGTAATCCGTGCGGTCAGGCCGGGCGAGGAGCCGGTTACGGGCTACAACATGGTGCTCGTCGACGGGAGCCGCGGGAACGGAACACCATACGACAGTGATTTCGCGATCAGGATGGTCAGGGAGACGGGCGCCCCGGTGATTCTCGCGGGCGGGCTTAATCCCGAAAATGTCGAGGATGCGATCAGGACGATCTCCCCTTCGGCGGTGGATGTATCGTCCGGAGTCGAGAAGAGTCCGGGAATAAAGGACCCTAAGAGGGTTGCGGAGTTCATAAGGCACTGCAGGGAGGCGGAGGCATGCCTGTGA
- the trpB gene encoding tryptophan synthase subunit beta produces the protein MPVNGRPGRYGRFGGQYVPETLMFALDELEENYRKFMADERFRAELDGYLKNYAGRETPLTFCRNMSDDLGCRVYLKREDLLHGGAHKINNTLGQVLLAKYMGKERIIAETGAGQHGVATAIAGSLLGIPVEVYMGEKDCERQKLNVFRMELMGAKVHPVSSGTKTLKDATNEAMRDWVASVMNTHYVLGSVVGPHPFPEMVRDFQSVIGKETRRQVMEAEGRLPDAAIACVGGGSNAMGMFYPFIKDPVRLIGVEAGGKGDGPGQHGAALCKGEPGVLHGAFSYLLQDKNGQISD, from the coding sequence ATGCCTGTGAATGGAAGGCCCGGCAGGTACGGGAGATTCGGCGGGCAGTATGTCCCCGAGACGCTGATGTTCGCACTGGACGAGCTCGAGGAGAACTACAGGAAGTTCATGGCCGACGAGCGTTTCAGGGCGGAGCTCGACGGGTACCTGAAGAATTATGCCGGACGCGAGACGCCGCTAACGTTCTGCAGGAATATGTCGGATGATCTCGGGTGCAGGGTCTACCTGAAGAGGGAGGACCTCCTCCACGGCGGGGCCCACAAGATCAACAACACCCTCGGCCAGGTCCTGCTCGCGAAATACATGGGAAAGGAGCGGATAATCGCCGAGACGGGTGCGGGACAGCACGGGGTCGCGACCGCGATCGCGGGGTCTCTTCTCGGGATCCCGGTCGAGGTTTACATGGGCGAGAAGGACTGCGAGAGGCAGAAGCTCAATGTGTTCCGGATGGAGCTGATGGGAGCGAAGGTTCACCCGGTGAGTTCGGGGACGAAGACGCTCAAGGATGCGACGAACGAGGCGATGCGTGACTGGGTTGCGAGCGTTATGAATACGCACTATGTCCTGGGGTCGGTCGTCGGGCCGCACCCGTTCCCGGAGATGGTCAGGGACTTCCAGTCGGTGATCGGAAAGGAGACGAGAAGGCAGGTCATGGAGGCCGAAGGTAGGCTGCCGGATGCGGCGATTGCGTGTGTCGGCGGCGGTTCGAACGCGATGGGGATGTTCTACCCGTTCATTAAAGATCCTGTCAGGCTCATCGGGGTCGAGGCGGGAGGAAAGGGCGATGGACCGGGACAGCACGGGGCGGCCCTGTGCAAGGGTGAACCGGGCGTTCTTCACGGTGCGTTCTCGTATCTTCTCCAGGACAAAAACGGCCAGATCTCTGATA
- the trpA gene encoding tryptophan synthase subunit alpha: MNRIKNAFSKPAFVAYMVAGDPDTERSKIVASALVEGGADIIEVGIPFTDPVADGPVIQAADGRALSSGAVPATAFEIAGHIRSISEVAIVIFTYINPIIRMGFDRFYAEAKANGADAVLIVDMPVEESEEALEAAEKHGLAQIFLVSITTSEERMKKIAGKAKGFAYLISALGTTGQRDKIPDEALDLIARAKKTFDIPVVVGFGISEPENAKKMIDAGADGVVVGSAIVAAVGENLKSDDAIYESVKGLVEKIRSGIVH; the protein is encoded by the coding sequence ATGAATCGAATAAAAAATGCATTCTCGAAACCGGCGTTTGTCGCCTACATGGTGGCGGGCGACCCGGATACAGAGAGATCGAAGATCGTCGCCTCGGCCCTGGTGGAAGGCGGTGCGGATATCATCGAGGTCGGAATCCCGTTCACGGACCCGGTGGCGGACGGCCCGGTGATCCAGGCTGCGGACGGGAGAGCTCTCTCCTCGGGAGCGGTTCCGGCGACTGCATTCGAGATCGCGGGCCATATAAGGAGCATCTCGGAGGTCGCGATCGTGATCTTCACGTACATTAATCCTATAATCAGGATGGGTTTCGACAGGTTCTACGCCGAGGCGAAGGCGAACGGTGCGGATGCGGTGCTCATCGTCGATATGCCGGTCGAAGAATCCGAAGAGGCGTTAGAGGCAGCCGAAAAGCACGGACTGGCACAGATCTTCCTTGTCTCGATTACGACGAGCGAAGAGAGGATGAAGAAGATCGCGGGAAAGGCGAAAGGTTTTGCATATCTCATCTCCGCCCTTGGGACGACCGGACAGAGAGACAAGATCCCGGACGAGGCGCTCGATCTTATCGCAAGGGCGAAGAAGACCTTCGACATCCCTGTCGTCGTCGGTTTCGGGATCTCGGAGCCTGAGAACGCGAAGAAGATGATCGACGCGGGTGCAGACGGTGTCGTCGTCGGCAGTGCGATCGTTGCGGCGGTCGGGGAGAACCTAAAGAGCGACGATGCGATCTATGAATCGGTGAAAGGGCTTGTTGAGAAGATTAGGTCAGGGATAGTTCATTAA
- a CDS encoding PDDEXK family nuclease produces the protein MPIEVGIWNVSSDNVKKVEYSSIDSEKRLEDILCGDLSILDNNLLLIGRQTLTGFGKKIDMLGINETGKITIIELKKNKTPREVIAQVLDYASWIKDLSYTDLKEICDEYYNDKEFESLFDEKFGTSPPEKINQEHDMIIVCSELDNETERILNYLSDNYNVPVNVAFFRFFSDSGSEYLSRSWLIDPKEAEEKLSHSKNQIKSEPWNGRDFVVNIDVNDGKSSYNDLIKYNFFTAGGGVWYSKTLDNLFPGARIFAMIPKKGYLAVGEVLAESVPIKDFYVRHEDKEVLILDLPLEYEPLRNNLDDPDLCYYAVRVRWLEHLPEEKPFWEKGLMANQNSAFKLKNKFTLDKLTERFRLDD, from the coding sequence ATGCCGATTGAGGTGGGAATCTGGAATGTCTCTTCCGATAATGTCAAAAAGGTTGAATATTCCTCTATTGATTCTGAAAAAAGACTTGAAGATATCCTTTGCGGGGATCTTTCTATACTTGACAACAATCTCCTGTTGATCGGGCGGCAGACACTGACCGGTTTCGGGAAAAAGATAGATATGCTCGGTATCAATGAAACAGGGAAGATCACGATAATCGAGTTGAAAAAGAACAAAACTCCCCGTGAGGTCATCGCCCAGGTTCTCGATTATGCATCGTGGATAAAAGATCTTTCGTACACGGATTTGAAAGAGATCTGCGATGAATATTATAATGACAAGGAGTTCGAATCGCTGTTCGATGAGAAGTTCGGGACTTCCCCTCCTGAAAAGATCAACCAGGAGCACGATATGATAATTGTGTGCTCCGAACTTGACAACGAGACCGAACGCATCCTCAATTATCTGTCGGATAATTATAACGTCCCGGTTAATGTCGCCTTTTTCAGGTTCTTCTCGGATTCAGGATCGGAATATCTCTCGCGAAGCTGGCTCATAGATCCCAAAGAGGCGGAAGAAAAACTCAGCCATTCAAAAAATCAGATAAAATCGGAGCCGTGGAACGGCAGGGATTTCGTCGTGAATATCGATGTGAACGACGGGAAATCATCCTACAATGATCTAATAAAATACAATTTTTTTACGGCCGGAGGCGGTGTGTGGTATAGCAAGACACTGGATAATCTATTTCCCGGTGCCCGCATATTTGCCATGATCCCGAAAAAAGGATATCTTGCAGTAGGAGAAGTGCTTGCTGAAAGTGTTCCGATAAAGGATTTCTATGTCCGGCATGAAGACAAAGAAGTGCTGATCCTGGATCTGCCTCTTGAATATGAACCATTGAGAAACAACCTGGACGATCCTGATCTTTGCTATTATGCCGTCCGGGTAAGGTGGCTGGAGCATCTCCCGGAAGAAAAACCGTTCTGGGAAAAAGGATTAATGGCAAACCAGAACAGTGCATTCAAATTAAAAAATAAATTTACCCTGGATAAACTGACCGAACGCTTCAGGCTTGATGACTGA
- a CDS encoding FIST signal transduction protein has protein sequence MKALTAYSEKTDVSEAIEEIKNKFGTADLKAVIFFSSSIYPPEETAKLVKDKFPGATVIGCTTAGEIISGKMLKNSIVAMGLSSEMISDISFEVVEDPADTKNIEKAFQSLGKYFGKPMSDLEFDEYVGIIIVDGLSNSEEKVMDRIGDLTNVTFIGGSAGDDVKFEKTWVFADGKPYTNAAVLAVIKPANGFDIIKTQSFTALDKTMTATKVNEETREVIEFNGKPAAEEYAAQLGVTVEKLPELFMSHPIGVITDDDIFVRSPQQIVDGSVVRFYCNIIEGMELNILKAGDIVSSTKDAVEEKKNELKNISGLINFHCILRTLELEATGKTAEYGAVFGDIPAIGFSTYGEEYIGHINQTSTMLVFK, from the coding sequence ATGAAGGCATTAACAGCATATTCGGAAAAAACAGACGTCAGTGAAGCAATCGAAGAGATAAAAAATAAATTCGGAACGGCCGACCTGAAAGCGGTGATCTTTTTCTCGTCTTCCATTTACCCTCCGGAAGAAACCGCAAAGCTCGTGAAGGATAAGTTCCCGGGTGCGACCGTAATTGGCTGCACGACGGCAGGAGAGATTATCAGCGGCAAAATGCTCAAGAATTCCATTGTCGCGATGGGCCTTTCTTCCGAAATGATATCCGATATATCCTTTGAGGTCGTCGAAGATCCGGCGGATACCAAAAACATCGAAAAGGCGTTTCAGTCCTTAGGGAAATATTTCGGAAAACCCATGTCGGATCTCGAGTTCGATGAATATGTCGGGATTATCATCGTCGACGGGCTCAGCAACTCAGAGGAGAAGGTGATGGACAGGATCGGCGACCTGACGAATGTGACGTTCATCGGCGGTTCTGCCGGCGATGACGTGAAATTCGAGAAGACCTGGGTGTTTGCGGACGGAAAGCCGTATACCAATGCTGCGGTTCTCGCGGTGATCAAACCGGCGAACGGGTTCGATATTATAAAGACCCAGAGCTTCACCGCACTTGACAAGACGATGACTGCGACGAAGGTCAACGAAGAGACCCGTGAAGTAATCGAGTTCAACGGGAAACCTGCGGCAGAGGAATATGCGGCGCAGCTCGGAGTGACGGTCGAAAAACTTCCCGAACTGTTCATGAGCCATCCGATCGGTGTAATCACGGATGACGACATCTTCGTCAGGAGCCCCCAGCAGATCGTCGATGGTTCGGTCGTCAGGTTTTATTGCAACATTATCGAAGGCATGGAGCTGAATATATTAAAGGCCGGGGACATCGTCAGCAGCACGAAGGATGCGGTCGAAGAGAAAAAGAACGAGCTGAAAAATATCTCGGGCCTGATCAACTTCCACTGCATTCTCAGGACACTGGAGCTCGAAGCAACCGGCAAGACCGCCGAATACGGTGCGGTGTTCGGGGACATTCCCGCGATCGGCTTCAGCACCTACGGCGAGGAATACATAGGCCACATAAACCAGACATCAACGATGCTGGTCTTCAAGTGA
- a CDS encoding cation-transporting P-type ATPase, with protein MAGDHGGQKESWCTLDANAVMERLATSPGGLTADERRLRLAEYGPNEIKEEKKVSPLVVFLRQFRSILIGILIAAAVVSIFLNEIVDTIAILLIVILNAVVGFANEWQAEKAIDALKKMLGLRATILVDGT; from the coding sequence ATGGCCGGAGATCACGGGGGACAGAAAGAATCGTGGTGCACGCTCGATGCCAACGCGGTCATGGAGAGGCTTGCGACATCTCCCGGAGGGCTGACCGCGGACGAGAGGAGACTGAGGCTCGCCGAGTACGGACCGAACGAGATTAAAGAGGAGAAAAAAGTCTCGCCTCTCGTCGTCTTCCTGAGACAGTTCCGGAGCATACTCATCGGAATCCTGATCGCCGCAGCTGTCGTCTCGATCTTTCTTAACGAGATCGTCGACACGATAGCCATCCTGCTAATCGTGATACTTAACGCAGTAGTCGGTTTCGCGAACGAATGGCAGGCGGAAAAGGCGATCGACGCTCTCAAAAAGATGCTCGGCTTAAGGGCGACGATCCTCGTCGACGGGACC
- a CDS encoding cation-translocating P-type ATPase: ATLQADESALTGESVPVEKAVCSLEEDTPLSGKRNMVFMGTTIVNGRGRAIVTATGMNTEFGEIAGLTESIKDEETPLSKRLNVLGRQISIISVLVAVLIVVAGVLQNRELQEMFMTAVSLAVAVIPEGLPAVVTLTLAIGIRHMYNKKCLIRHLSASETLGTVSIICTDKTGTLTKNEMTLKEIYTPGHFTEVGGAGYEPEGDFTRDGQVIDPTTDEGIRAFLRAGLFCNHAVLEEVDGEWKILGMPTEGALVVAAHKAWIPEYTLDIQNIRKEFSFNSSRKRMTTILDAGGNNHAYSKGAPEVITGLSSFYLKDGEVLPMDDNTRNEFMEVYESMAKKGLRILAVAERELGSELPETAEEGEKDLVFLGFAGIIDPPREEVKEALRTCDSAGIGVIMITGDSALTAKAVADSVGLESDGVLGAADIDELSDEELEERLWKTRILARVTAEHKLRIVGILSEAGAVVAMTGDGINDAPALKKADVGIAMGIKGTDVAKEASDIILVDDNFDSIVEGVHEGRREYDNIQKFTRYLLSSNIGEIIAIAGGLMMNLPLVLLPIQILWMNLVTDGVAALAIGAEPAESDIMKHKPREIDRPVLDRKAMLMISVIGAWIGLLTLFVFIRSYESDIDEARTMAFTGIIIFELINVLNFRSFRWNLTDIGILSNPYIVAALVASVIIQVAVIYIPWFQVFLSTVPMPAMDWIILAALGLPLLFAGELYKYIVRKKGEKIKQGRERGYLSSS, encoded by the coding sequence GCGACCCTGCAGGCGGACGAATCCGCACTTACCGGCGAATCGGTCCCCGTGGAAAAGGCGGTATGCAGTCTCGAAGAGGACACTCCGCTCTCCGGTAAACGGAACATGGTCTTCATGGGAACAACGATCGTCAACGGCAGGGGACGGGCGATCGTTACCGCGACAGGAATGAATACGGAATTCGGGGAGATCGCCGGGCTCACGGAGAGCATAAAGGACGAGGAGACTCCGCTCTCGAAACGGCTCAATGTGCTCGGCAGGCAGATCAGCATAATCTCCGTGCTCGTCGCAGTGCTGATCGTCGTCGCCGGGGTGCTCCAGAACAGGGAGCTGCAGGAGATGTTCATGACCGCCGTCTCCCTCGCCGTCGCCGTGATTCCCGAGGGGCTTCCCGCCGTCGTGACCCTGACTCTCGCGATCGGGATTCGGCACATGTACAACAAGAAGTGCCTCATCCGGCACCTGAGCGCCTCGGAGACCCTCGGGACCGTGTCGATAATCTGCACGGACAAGACCGGGACGCTCACGAAGAACGAGATGACCTTAAAGGAGATATATACGCCCGGCCATTTCACTGAGGTCGGCGGGGCAGGCTACGAACCGGAGGGCGATTTCACGAGGGACGGACAGGTGATCGACCCGACGACTGACGAGGGTATCAGGGCCTTTCTGAGAGCGGGACTGTTCTGCAACCATGCGGTACTCGAGGAGGTGGACGGCGAGTGGAAGATCCTCGGGATGCCGACCGAAGGGGCACTGGTGGTCGCGGCTCACAAGGCATGGATTCCCGAGTACACCCTCGACATCCAGAATATCAGGAAGGAGTTCTCGTTCAATTCGTCGAGAAAACGGATGACGACTATACTGGATGCGGGCGGAAACAATCACGCGTATTCAAAGGGTGCACCGGAGGTCATCACCGGCCTTTCGTCGTTCTACCTGAAGGACGGGGAAGTCCTGCCGATGGACGATAACACACGGAATGAGTTCATGGAAGTTTACGAGTCGATGGCGAAGAAGGGCCTGAGAATCCTCGCGGTCGCGGAGAGAGAGCTCGGGAGCGAACTCCCGGAGACTGCGGAGGAGGGGGAGAAGGATCTCGTCTTCCTGGGTTTCGCGGGCATCATCGACCCGCCGAGGGAGGAGGTGAAAGAGGCGCTCAGGACGTGCGACTCGGCCGGGATCGGTGTCATCATGATCACAGGCGACTCGGCTCTTACCGCAAAGGCGGTCGCTGACTCGGTGGGGCTCGAGAGCGACGGGGTGCTCGGGGCGGCCGATATCGACGAACTCTCAGACGAGGAGCTTGAAGAGAGGCTCTGGAAGACGAGGATTCTCGCAAGGGTCACGGCCGAGCACAAGCTGAGGATCGTCGGGATTCTCTCGGAAGCCGGGGCGGTCGTCGCGATGACCGGTGACGGGATCAACGATGCTCCTGCACTGAAAAAGGCGGACGTGGGGATAGCGATGGGTATCAAAGGGACTGATGTCGCAAAGGAGGCGAGCGACATCATCCTCGTAGACGACAACTTCGACAGCATCGTCGAGGGAGTCCACGAGGGCCGGAGGGAATACGACAATATCCAGAAGTTCACGAGATACCTGCTCTCGTCCAATATCGGGGAGATCATCGCGATCGCAGGCGGCCTTATGATGAACCTGCCGCTGGTCCTCCTGCCGATCCAGATATTGTGGATGAATCTCGTGACCGACGGGGTGGCGGCGCTTGCGATCGGTGCGGAGCCGGCTGAGAGCGACATCATGAAGCACAAGCCCCGCGAGATCGACAGACCGGTTCTCGACAGGAAGGCGATGCTGATGATATCGGTCATCGGGGCGTGGATCGGGCTCCTGACGCTCTTCGTCTTCATCCGGTCGTACGAGTCGGATATCGACGAGGCCCGGACGATGGCATTTACCGGGATTATCATATTCGAACTGATTAACGTGCTGAACTTCAGGTCGTTCAGGTGGAACCTGACCGATATCGGAATCCTGTCGAACCCGTACATAGTCGCGGCACTTGTCGCGAGCGTCATAATCCAGGTGGCGGTAATCTACATCCCGTGGTTCCAGGTCTTCCTGAGCACAGTTCCGATGCCGGCAATGGACTGGATCATCCTCGCTGCACTCGGCCTGCCGCTTCTCTTCGCGGGAGAATTATACAAGTATATCGTGAGAAAAAAAGGTGAAAAGATTAAGCAGGGGCGGGAGCGGGGTTATCTCAGCTCCTCGTAG
- a CDS encoding ATP-binding protein, producing the protein MAKDTDNIRKATKYFRDHSLRKPDGGKRIFVAGKGGVGKTSISALLAAMFADDGRNVLAVDEDPQQNLPFSLGYPPEKASEIVPLSKNADYIEEKIGCRPGEGWGGMMRLNPDVADVVDRFGVKVTDRISVLVMGSISLAATGCLCPENALLSSVVGYIRLRDDEVITMDTQAGVEHFGRSMAEGFSTAIIVTEPSFNSISVALHSAELARQLGVPDIHLVVNRVRSEADIEKSERLIGDLSAFTSVRYIPFDDEVIDREPDITALKDMNTPFSESVRELYEELR; encoded by the coding sequence TTGGCGAAAGATACGGATAACATCCGGAAGGCGACGAAATACTTCAGGGACCATTCCCTGCGAAAGCCCGACGGCGGAAAGAGGATCTTCGTCGCGGGAAAAGGCGGAGTAGGCAAGACCTCGATATCCGCCCTCCTTGCCGCGATGTTCGCAGACGACGGCAGGAACGTCCTCGCGGTCGACGAGGACCCCCAGCAGAACCTGCCGTTCTCCCTCGGCTACCCGCCCGAAAAGGCATCGGAGATAGTCCCGCTCTCGAAGAACGCCGACTACATCGAGGAGAAGATCGGCTGCCGGCCCGGCGAGGGATGGGGCGGGATGATGAGGCTCAACCCCGACGTAGCCGACGTCGTCGACAGGTTCGGAGTTAAGGTCACCGACAGGATAAGCGTGCTCGTGATGGGCAGCATCTCGCTCGCCGCGACCGGCTGCCTCTGCCCGGAAAACGCCCTCCTCAGCAGTGTCGTCGGCTACATCCGCCTGAGGGACGACGAAGTCATAACCATGGACACCCAGGCCGGCGTCGAGCACTTCGGGAGATCGATGGCCGAAGGATTCTCGACCGCGATCATAGTAACCGAGCCGTCATTCAACTCCATATCCGTCGCCCTTCATTCCGCCGAACTCGCGAGACAGCTCGGGGTCCCGGACATCCATCTCGTCGTAAACAGGGTCCGGTCCGAGGCGGACATAGAAAAGTCCGAAAGGCTCATCGGAGATCTTTCGGCCTTCACTTCGGTACGCTATATCCCCTTCGACGACGAGGTCATCGACCGCGAGCCGGACATCACCGCCTTAAAGGATATGAATACCCCGTTCTCCGAATCCGTCCGGGAACTCTACGAGGAGCTGAGATAA